One Betaproteobacteria bacterium genomic window carries:
- a CDS encoding LPS-assembly protein LptD codes for MHRLRITSAVLSLILYVAHGAHAEEPGLKLRMQPELIPYVLGRDEPTDLFVDADHVEGHQEQELEAAGSVRLRKRGTAIFSDQLHLSFPDQQFTATGHVRFEKEGDVITGDQLFYDLDNDSGYIDKPAYRLLRYGARGDAGRLVAENRDLYKIDKATYTNCDVGDDDWFMRIDRLELDRLRDIGVAHNATVVFKGVPILYSPYLDFSLSGRRKTGLLPPTIGSTGQSGFEYTQPFYWNIAPNRDATIAPRLLAKRGVLMNGDFRYLEPDLKGEMRGEYLPDDRQKDQTRYAYSWQHQQNFGNGFSGALDLQGVSDDTYFTDLSDKIAATSQTNLNRQGNLFYDGDWWNLNTRVQRFQTLQDPLAPVVPPYARMPQITLNMNRPTDVHLDFGLQGEYVEFVHPTLLNGRREILYPSISAPFQTSFFYLTPKVGYHTTNYSFEDPNRAGESRNLPIYSVDSALTFERETALWGRAFLQTLEPRLYYVYIPFRPQDQLPNFDTALADFNLAQIFTENRFSGGDRINDANQLTAAVTSRLIDPDNGDEQLRFTLGQRYYFKQQQVSLTPALPGSDRSDVLAAATGQITKHWFTDLGMQYSVNDNRTERSNAVLRYQPDVGKVVNFGYRFTRDTLEQVDLSTEWPIGGRWTGLARYNYTLRDRRLLEGLLGVEYNAGCWAARFVLHRFVSATQEYVNAMFFQLELNGVSRIGSSPLELLRQNITGYTKTNEKRPADFNPFPSF; via the coding sequence ATGCATCGTTTGCGCATCACATCTGCAGTCCTGTCGTTGATCTTGTATGTCGCTCACGGCGCGCACGCCGAAGAACCCGGTCTCAAACTCCGGATGCAACCTGAACTGATTCCTTACGTACTCGGCCGCGATGAGCCCACCGACCTGTTCGTCGACGCCGATCACGTCGAGGGCCACCAGGAGCAGGAGCTTGAGGCCGCAGGCAGCGTGCGTCTCCGCAAGCGCGGCACGGCGATATTTTCCGATCAGCTGCACCTGTCTTTTCCGGACCAGCAGTTTACCGCGACCGGCCACGTCCGCTTCGAGAAGGAGGGCGATGTCATCACCGGTGACCAGCTGTTCTACGATCTGGACAACGACAGCGGATATATCGACAAGCCGGCGTACAGGCTGCTGCGCTACGGCGCACGCGGCGATGCCGGCCGGCTGGTGGCGGAGAATCGCGACTTGTACAAGATCGACAAGGCTACTTATACCAATTGCGATGTGGGCGACGACGACTGGTTCATGCGCATAGACCGGCTGGAACTCGACCGGCTTCGGGATATCGGCGTGGCACACAACGCGACCGTGGTATTCAAGGGCGTGCCGATCCTGTATTCACCCTATCTGGATTTCTCGCTGAGCGGTCGTCGCAAGACAGGACTGCTGCCGCCTACCATCGGCAGCACGGGACAGAGCGGCTTCGAGTACACCCAGCCGTTCTACTGGAACATCGCGCCGAATCGCGACGCGACAATTGCACCGCGGCTGCTGGCCAAGCGCGGCGTGCTGATGAACGGGGATTTCCGTTACCTGGAGCCTGACCTCAAGGGCGAGATGCGCGGCGAATACCTCCCCGATGATCGTCAGAAAGATCAGACGCGCTATGCCTATTCCTGGCAGCACCAGCAAAATTTCGGAAACGGTTTTTCGGGCGCGCTGGACCTGCAAGGCGTTTCCGATGACACCTACTTCACGGACCTGAGCGACAAGATCGCCGCCACGTCGCAGACCAACTTGAATCGGCAAGGGAACCTGTTCTATGACGGGGACTGGTGGAATCTGAATACCCGCGTCCAGCGATTTCAGACCCTGCAGGATCCGCTGGCCCCGGTGGTTCCGCCTTATGCGCGGATGCCGCAGATTACGCTGAACATGAATCGGCCGACGGACGTACATCTGGATTTCGGCTTGCAGGGCGAATATGTCGAATTTGTGCACCCCACCCTGCTCAATGGCAGGCGCGAGATTCTGTATCCGTCGATCAGTGCGCCATTCCAGACTTCGTTCTTCTATCTGACACCCAAGGTCGGCTATCACACCACGAATTACTCGTTCGAGGATCCGAATCGTGCCGGAGAGTCGCGCAATTTGCCGATTTACAGCGTCGACAGCGCGCTTACGTTCGAACGGGAGACCGCTTTGTGGGGGCGCGCGTTCCTGCAGACACTGGAGCCGCGGCTTTACTACGTCTACATCCCGTTCCGCCCGCAGGATCAGTTGCCCAATTTCGATACCGCCCTGGCGGACTTCAACCTCGCGCAAATATTCACCGAGAACCGGTTTAGCGGCGGCGATCGGATCAACGACGCCAATCAACTCACGGCTGCGGTCACCAGCCGACTGATCGATCCGGACAACGGTGACGAACAACTGCGTTTCACGCTGGGCCAGCGTTACTACTTCAAGCAACAACAAGTCTCGCTCACGCCAGCCTTGCCCGGTTCAGATCGTTCCGATGTGCTGGCAGCGGCGACCGGGCAAATCACCAAGCACTGGTTCACCGATCTGGGCATGCAGTATAGCGTCAACGACAATCGAACTGAGCGTAGCAACGCGGTGCTACGCTATCAGCCCGACGTCGGCAAAGTGGTGAATTTCGGATACCGTTTCACTCGCGACACGCTGGAGCAGGTCGACCTGTCGACGGAATGGCCGATTGGCGGTCGCTGGACCGGGTTGGCACGCTACAACTATACCTTACGGGACAGGCGTCTCCTGGAGGGGCTGCTGGGGGTCGAGTACAATGCCGGGTGCTGGGCTGCGCGGTTCGTCTTGCATCGGTTTGTGAGCGCGACCCAGGAGTACGTCAACGCAATGTTCTTTCAACTCGAGTTG
- a CDS encoding phosphotransferase — protein MDRYALVHDWLTRQLPGRTFSLSPASADASFRRYFRVTLPDATLIVMDAPPEHEDCRPFVHVAGLMAAAGMNVPAIFAQDLAQGLLLLSDLGSTTYLAALSDHNADSLFGDATDTLIRWQLASREAVLPLYDEALLRRELDLFPEWYLRRHLGIELNARQRQSLETVFRLVLASNLAQPRTYVHRDYMPRNLMLTEPNPGVLDFQDAVYGPITYDVASLFKDAFISWDERRILDWTIRYWEKARQARLPVNADFGAFYRDFEWMGLQRHLKVLGIFARICHRDGKPTYVKDTPRFLGYVRTVSERYAPLSPLLHLLDQFADRKPAIGYTF, from the coding sequence TTGGATCGCTACGCGCTCGTTCACGACTGGCTGACCCGGCAACTTCCCGGACGGACCTTCTCTCTCTCGCCAGCCTCCGCGGACGCCAGCTTCCGGCGCTATTTCCGCGTTACGCTGCCTGACGCCACGCTCATCGTCATGGATGCGCCGCCCGAGCATGAAGATTGCCGCCCGTTCGTACACGTCGCCGGGCTCATGGCCGCGGCGGGCATGAACGTTCCCGCCATATTTGCACAGGATCTTGCACAGGGCTTGCTGCTGTTGTCGGACCTGGGTTCGACGACTTATCTCGCCGCGCTCAGCGATCACAACGCCGACAGTCTGTTCGGCGATGCGACCGATACGCTGATCCGCTGGCAGCTCGCCAGCCGCGAAGCCGTGCTGCCCCTGTACGATGAAGCCTTGCTGCGACGCGAACTCGACCTGTTCCCCGAGTGGTATCTGCGGCGTCACCTCGGCATCGAACTCAATGCCCGGCAACGGCAATCTCTGGAGACGGTGTTCCGGCTCGTTCTCGCCAGCAACCTTGCCCAGCCCAGGACTTACGTTCATCGCGATTACATGCCGCGCAACCTGATGCTGACCGAACCCAATCCGGGAGTGCTCGACTTTCAGGATGCGGTTTACGGGCCGATCACCTACGACGTGGCCTCGCTTTTCAAGGACGCCTTCATAAGCTGGGACGAGCGACGCATCCTCGACTGGACCATCCGCTATTGGGAAAAAGCCAGGCAGGCAAGGCTGCCCGTCAATGCCGACTTCGGCGCGTTCTATCGCGACTTCGAATGGATGGGATTGCAGCGCCACCTCAAGGTGCTCGGCATCTTCGCACGCATCTGCCACCGCGACGGCAAGCCCACTTATGTCAAGGATACGCCGCGCTTCCTAGGCTACGTGCGCACAGTATCCGAGCGTTACGCGCCGCTGTCCCCGTTGCTGCACCTGCTCGATCAATTCGCCGATCGCAAGCCGGCAATCGGCTACACGTTCTGA
- a CDS encoding nucleotidyltransferase family protein, giving the protein MILAAGRGERMRPLTDHTPKSMLQVGGKALIFRHLEKLADAGFRSVVINHAHLGEQLETAVGDGSRWNLAIRFSPEAQALETAGGIRNALPLLREQVFAVVNADVYSGYDYARLAEAIRQMQPATLAHLVLVNNPPHHPEGDFCLEGNLVRAGSKDLLTFSGVGAYRAALFDPVAPGSKHPLAPLLREQMALGKITGEHFRGAWDDVGTPQRLADLEARLQQAPDR; this is encoded by the coding sequence ATGATTCTCGCCGCCGGCCGCGGCGAGCGCATGCGGCCACTGACCGACCACACACCCAAGTCCATGCTGCAGGTCGGCGGCAAGGCACTCATCTTCCGGCATCTTGAAAAACTCGCGGACGCCGGATTCCGCTCCGTCGTGATCAACCATGCCCATCTGGGCGAACAGCTCGAAACCGCCGTTGGCGACGGCAGTCGCTGGAATCTCGCGATTCGTTTTTCGCCGGAAGCGCAGGCGCTGGAGACGGCAGGCGGTATCCGCAATGCGCTGCCGCTGCTGCGCGAACAGGTGTTTGCCGTCGTCAATGCCGACGTCTATAGCGGCTATGATTACGCTCGCCTCGCCGAAGCGATTCGGCAAATGCAACCCGCAACGCTTGCGCATCTCGTCCTGGTCAACAACCCGCCGCATCATCCGGAAGGTGATTTTTGCCTGGAAGGCAATCTGGTGCGCGCCGGCAGCAAAGATCTGCTCACGTTCAGCGGCGTCGGCGCGTATCGAGCGGCACTGTTCGATCCGGTCGCGCCCGGGAGCAAGCACCCGCTGGCGCCGCTGCTACGCGAACAAATGGCCCTCGGCAAGATTACCGGCGAGCATTTTCGCGGCGCATGGGACGATGTCGGCACACCGCAGCGCCTTGCCGATCTCGAGGCGCGGCTGCAGCAGGCACCGGACCGCTGA
- a CDS encoding aminopeptidase P N-terminal domain-containing protein produces the protein MIDPALYARRRTRFAALMEDGVAVVRTAPERLRNRDSSYPFRFDSYFHYLTGFPEPEAVLVLFAGKNPKSILFCREKDVEREIWDGFRYGPEKAQQAFGLDEAHPIARLDEQLPQLLANQSTVFCDVGADPDWDRQVIGWINRVRAQVRTGVGAPGEIRDVRRFLDDMRLIKDEQEIGIMRRAAVISSEAHRRAMRAARPGLREYELEAELIHEFRRQGAQAPAYTPIVAGGANSCVLHYVQNDAVLKDGEVVLIDAGCELDGYASDITRTFPVSGRFSGPQRDIYQLVLSAQAAAIAQVKPGNEWEAPHDAAVKVLAQGMVDLGLCKGSTDSVIESGDYRRFYMHRTGHWLGMDVHDAGDYKRNGAWLALKPGMVLTVEPGCYVRPAEGVPEKFWNIGVRIEDDALVTDSGCEIITAAAPKNIDDIEVLMRN, from the coding sequence GTGATCGATCCCGCCCTGTATGCCCGTCGCCGCACCCGGTTCGCCGCACTGATGGAGGACGGCGTCGCGGTAGTACGCACCGCGCCGGAGCGGCTGCGCAATCGCGATTCCTCTTATCCGTTTCGCTTCGACAGCTATTTCCACTACCTCACCGGCTTTCCCGAACCAGAAGCGGTGCTGGTGCTTTTCGCCGGAAAGAACCCGAAAAGCATCTTGTTCTGCCGCGAGAAGGACGTCGAGCGCGAGATCTGGGATGGCTTTCGCTATGGCCCCGAGAAGGCGCAACAAGCTTTCGGCTTGGACGAGGCGCACCCGATCGCCAGGCTCGATGAGCAGTTGCCGCAACTGCTCGCCAACCAATCCACCGTTTTCTGCGATGTCGGCGCGGACCCGGATTGGGACCGCCAGGTGATCGGATGGATCAACAGGGTGCGCGCGCAAGTCAGAACCGGCGTGGGTGCGCCGGGTGAGATTCGCGATGTCCGCCGCTTCCTCGACGACATGCGCCTGATCAAGGACGAACAGGAAATCGGCATCATGCGGCGGGCTGCTGTTATTTCGTCGGAAGCGCATCGCCGGGCCATGCGTGCGGCCCGTCCCGGGTTGCGCGAATATGAACTGGAAGCCGAATTGATTCACGAATTTCGCCGGCAGGGTGCACAGGCGCCGGCCTACACGCCGATCGTAGCCGGCGGAGCGAACTCCTGCGTGCTGCACTACGTGCAGAACGATGCAGTGCTCAAGGACGGCGAAGTGGTGTTGATCGACGCGGGATGCGAACTCGACGGCTATGCTTCGGACATTACGCGTACTTTTCCGGTGAGCGGCAGGTTCTCCGGGCCGCAACGCGATATCTACCAACTCGTGCTGTCGGCCCAGGCTGCGGCCATAGCGCAGGTAAAGCCCGGCAATGAATGGGAAGCGCCGCACGATGCGGCAGTGAAGGTGCTGGCGCAGGGCATGGTAGACCTCGGACTATGCAAAGGCAGCACGGACAGCGTAATCGAGTCCGGCGACTACCGGCGCTTCTATATGCACCGCACCGGACACTGGCTGGGCATGGATGTCCATGATGCCGGCGATTACAAGCGCAATGGCGCGTGGCTCGCGCTCAAGCCGGGCATGGTGCTGACGGTCGAGCCGGGCTGCTACGTGCGGCCCGCCGAAGGCGTTCCGGAAAAATTCTGGAACATCGGCGTACGCATCGAGGACGATGCGCTGGTGACCGACTCCGGCTGCGAGATCATCACCGCGGCGGCCCCGAAGAATATCGACGACATCGAAGTACTGATGCGCAACTGA